A window of the Oncorhynchus mykiss isolate Arlee chromosome 15, USDA_OmykA_1.1, whole genome shotgun sequence genome harbors these coding sequences:
- the LOC118938879 gene encoding endo-1,4-beta-xylanase B-like: protein MGHYSLSPQVKTHTLSVPNGSLSPQVKTHTLSVPNGSLSPQVKTHTLSVPNGSLSPQVKTHTLSVPNGSLSPQVKTHTLSVPNGSLSPQVKTHTLSVPNGSLSPQVKTHTLSVPNGSLSPQVKTHTLSVPNGSLSPQVKAHTPSVPNGSLSPQVKTHTPSVPNGSLSPQVKTHTLSVPNGSLSPQVKTHTPSVPNGSLSPQVQTHTPSVPNGSLSPQVQTHTPSVRNGSLSPQVKTHSPSVPNCSLSPQVKTHTPSVPNGSLSPQVKTLGGDRVNVHWGGHLGQGDDGGDNNLS, encoded by the exons ATGGGTCACTATTCCTTATCACCTCAGGTCAAGACCCACACACTATCAGTCCCTAATGGTTCCCTATCACCTCAGGTCAAGACCCACACACTATCAgtcccaaatggttccctatcacCTCAGGTCAAGACCCACACACTATCAgtcccaaatggttccctatcacCTCAG GTCAAGACCCACACACTATCAGTCCCTAATGGTTCCCTATCACCTCAGGTCAAGACCCACACACTATCAGTCCCTAATGGTTCCCTATCACCTCAGGTCAAGACCCACACACTATCAgtcccaaatggttccctatcacCTCAG GTCAAGACCCACACACTATCAGTCCCTAATGGTTCCCTATCACCTCAGGTCAAGACCCACACACTATCAGTCCCTAATGGTTCCCTATCACCTCAGGTCAAGGCCCACACACCATCAGTCCCTAATGGGTCACTATCACCTCAGGTCAAGACCCACACACCATCAGTCCCTAATGGTTCCCTATCACCTCAG GTCAAGACCCACACACTATCAGTCCCTAATGGTTCCCTATCACCTCAGGTCAAGACCCACACACCATCAGTCCCTAATGGTTCCCTATCACCTCAGGTCCAGACCCACACACCATCAGTCCCTAATGGTTCCCTATCACCTCAGGTCCAGACCCACACACCATCAGTCCGTAATGGTTCCCTATCACCTCAAGTCAAGACCCACTCACCATCAGTCCCTAATTGTTCCCTATCACCTCAGGTCAAGACCCACACACCATCAGTCCCTAATGGTTCCCTATCacctcaggtcaagaccctgggggGGGACAGGGTAAATGTCCATTGGGGGGGACATCTTGGGCagggggacgatggtggggataACAACCTGAGCTAG